In the Sulfobacillus thermosulfidooxidans DSM 9293 genome, GCAGAATTGCAAACCATACACCGCAATAAAACGGGGGCATTATTTCAAGCCGCATTGGTCATTCCGGCTTTGCTTACGGGCAATCACGCACGGCAAAAGGCACTGAGCGTGTATGGGGAACATTTTGGCCTGGCCTTTCAGATTGTTGACGACATTTTGAATGTCGTCGGCAAGCGTGAGTTGCTCGGGAAGAATGTCGGCACGGACAGTGAGCGAGGCAAAGCAACCTATCCGCGACTGGTAGGCATCGAGCAAGCGCGCAGATTGGCTGATGACCACCGGATTCGGGCCAAGATTGCTATTGGTTCGGAGCCCGGAGCCGAAATTTTGCGTAATTTGATCGATTTTGCTGTGGACCGTCAGTGGTAAGGAGGTAGGTTATGGAAACAAAATTGCTGGCATCAATCCAATCCCCCAAAGACATGCGGAATTGGTCGATACTGCAACTAGAGGAATTAGCGAAAGAAATCCGCCGCGTGATTATTGAAACCACGGCCCAAACCGGAGGACACATCGGCGCGAGTTTAGGGGCTGTGGAACTCGCGATTGCTCTGCATTATGCTTATGATACACCCCAAGATAAGCTGATTTGGGATATTGGTCACCAGGCCTATGCTCATAAATTGTTGACGGGGCGCTATCAAACGTTTTCTACTCTCCGGCAATTAAACGGGTTGTCTGGTTTCCTCAAACGTCGCGAAAGTGAATACGATGTCTGGGAGGCTGGGCACGCCTCCACTTCGTTATCGGCGGCGATGGGGATTGCCAGTGCCCGCGACTTGCGTCACCAAAAATACCGCATCGTCGCGGTGATTGGCGATGGGGCCCTGACGGCTGGAATGGCATGGGAAGCGCTTAATCAAATCGGCCAAACCAAAACCAATTTAGTGATTGTGGTCAATGATAACTCGATGTCTATTGCCCCCAATGTAGGAGCTTTTTCACGCTATTTGACGGAATTGCGATCAGCTCCGGCGTATACGCGTATGAAACAAGAAATTGAACAATTACTGGATTCGGTCCCGGTATTTGGCGGGCCTCTTCGCAAAACCATTGAGCGGGTCAAGGATTTATTACACCATGCGGTTTTACCTCGCAATGTGTTTGAAGAATTAGGATTTAAGTATTATGGACCCATTGATGGTCATAATTTGTCCGAGCTGATTCCGGTCCTGCGCAATGCGCAATTGGTCGACGGGCCAGTTGTCGTGCATGTGATTACTCAAAAAGGTCGTGGCTACCGTCCAGCGGAGGAACGTCCTGGAGAATTTCATGGACCAGGGCCTTTTGAAATTCAATCCGGGCAGTTTATTAAAAAGCCCCAACCGCCATCCTATAGTCAGGTTTTCAGTCAAACCTTGATCGAATTGGCTAAGACACACCCCGAAATCGTGGCGATTACGGCGGCTATGCCCGACGGAACCAAACTCGATCTCTTTCAAAAAGCTTTTCCTGACCGGTTTTTTGATGTCGGTATTGCTGAGCAACATGCGGCCACATTTGCTGCAGGTTTGGCGATAGGCGGAATGCGTCCCGTATTTGCGGTTTATAGCACGTTTTTGCAAAGAGCTTACGACCAAGTGATTCACGACATTTGCCATCAGGATTTGCCGGTGATTTTGGGGGTAGACCGGGCTGGGATCGTGGGAGGAGACGGAGCGACCCACCAAGGTGTCTATGACATCAGTTTTCTGCGCGCGGTTCCGAACATGGAAATTGCTATGGGGAAAGATGAAAGGGAATTACGCCAGTTACTGGTGAGTGCCTTAGACAGGCCGCACCCGGTGGCACTGAGATATCCCCGGGGAGCAAGCCGCGGTTTAGACTTAACAGAACCGTTGAAGCCATTGCCATGGGGCCAAGGCGAATGGTTGGCTCATGGAGGCGACGCAACCATTATCGCGATAGGTCCCATGGTCTATCATGCCTTGACGGCACGAGAAATTTTGGCTGAAGAAGGTTATGATATCGGGGTCGTGAATGCCCGCTTCATTAAACCGCTTGATACCGCTCTATTGCGTCAAGTGGTGCAAGAAACCCGCGCCATTGTGACGCTCGAGGAACATGTGGTGGCTGGGGGATTCGGGTCAGCGATTAATGAATGGCTGAATGCCGAAGCTATCGAATTGCCGATTTTGAACGCGGGATTGCCCGATGAATTTATTGACCATGGATCTGCTAGTTACTACTTGAATTTATACGAACTCAATGCCGAAGGTCTAGCGCGGAGGGTCAGAACGTGGCTTCCTCAAACGGAAAGAGCCAAAAAATAGATCAGGGCAATCAACGCTTAGACCGTGTTATGGTTGACCAGGGACTGGTACCCACACGCTCTAAAGCTCAGGCCTTGGTTATGGCGGGACAGGTTTTTGTCAATGGCGTCAAAATTACCAAGGCTGGAACCCTGGTCAATGGGGACGCAAAGATTGAAGTTCAGGGGAGCGCTCACCGCTATGTGAGTCGTGGCGGTTTAAAATTGGAAGCCGGGTTAAAGCATTTTGGTTTAGATCCCCAAGGATGGAGAATAATCGATATCGGAGCATCCACAGGCGGATTTACTGACTGCTGGTTGCAACATGGGGCATCTCATGTCTGGGCTGTTGACGTGGGCTATGGACAACTTGACTGGAAGCTTCGCAATGATGACCGCGTAACGGTTTTGGAGAAAACCAATGCCCGCTGGTTGTCGGCTGAGATGTTGGGGACAAGAGACCTAGCGGACGCAGCATCAATTGATGCGTCTTTCATTAGCATGGAGCTGTTGCTGTCTCCTCTGCGGACCTTATTGAAGGAGGAAGGATGGGTTATTGGACTGGTCAAGCCGCAATTTGAAGCCGGCCCGGAGCATGTTGGCAAACATGGGGTGGTCAGAGACCGCCAGGTACATGTCGATGTGTTACGACGCTTCATGGCTTATGCGCAAAAATTGGGTTTTAGCGTCATGGGATTAACTCCGTCCCCTATCCGCGGCCCCGAGGGCAACATTGAGTTTTTGAGTCTTCTCAGTAATCGACAACCCGTGACGACGACGCACAGTATTGATATTATCCAAGTCGTGGATCAAGCATGGGACCGGGAGGAACCTCATTGAAACGGCTGTTAATTTGGCCCAATACCGATAAGGATCAAGTCAGGGGATTGACCGGGAGAATTTCGAAATGGGCCACCGATCACGGTATCGATACCATAATTCCCACGGCTTTAGCCGAAGCGGTGGGATATCCTGATCTCGGCCAGGATCTGGATCATGTGCCAGAAGGTAGTGTCGACGGCATTATCGTCTTAGGCGGCGACGGAACACTTTTGCATGCAGCAAAAGCGTTGGCGCATCTCAATTGTCCAATTTTGGGAGTGAACCTGGGACATTTAGGCTTTTTGACAGAAGTTGAAGTGCCCGACTTGTTGCCTGCTTTGACTGCTATGGTGAATAATCAATATGACATTGATCAGCGTCACTTATTAACGGCGCGGGTGATGCGAGGACATCGCGAATTGGCTCATTTTGAAGCCATGAACGACGTCGTCGTCACCAAGGGCCCTTTTGCCCGGCTGATCAATCTCGAAACTTTTGTCGATGATGCCTATGTCACGACGTATCCTGCCGATGGACTGATTGTCGCGTCTCCGACAGGATCAACGGCATATTCATTATCGGCTGGTGGACCGATTTTGAGTCCGGCCTTGAGTGTCATGGTCGTAACGCCAATCTGTCCACATTCGTTTTTTGACCGTTCTATAGTCATCAATGGGGATCAACAAGTGAAAATCCGTGTTCGGGCCATGCACCGAGATACCTTGGTAACGGTGGATGGCCAAGAAACCTATCCCCTGGTGGATGGCGATGAAGTTTTAGTGGAAACCAGTCCGACCACCATCCGGCTGTTTCGTCGGCCGGGTTGGAGTTTCTTCCAAGTTTTAAGGGGCTGGCGAAAGGGGCATTAGGACTATGCGTCATGATAAACGCACACGTCAATCATTAATTCAAGAAATCATTACGACACAACCCGTAGAGACGCAAGAAGAACTGTCGGAAATTTTAGCAGCCAAAGGGATGCCGGCAACCCAGGCCACAATCTCCCGTGATATCAAAGATTTAGGGTTAATTAAGGTGCCATACCAAGATTCTCACCGCTATGCCTTGCCCGACGACCGGGCGCTTGGGGTGACTCGTGACCGCCTCCGTCGTTTATTGCGGGAAGTCTTAACCGGATATGTTGTCAGTGAGAACTTGGTTGTGGTTAAGACCTTAACAGCAGGGGCAGAAGTGGTCTCGGAAGCCATCGATAAAATGGATTGGCCGGAAGTGGCTGGTACCTTAGCGGGTGAAAACACGGTATTAGTCGTAGCCCGGTCTAAAGAAGAAGCGCCGATATTGGCGAAACGGTTAGAAGAGTTACGTTGATTGGATGTGGGATATGCTAACCGCATTAAACGTAGAAAACTTCGGCTTGATTCACCATGCTGATGTGACTTTTGATAAGGGATTTACTGCGGTAACGGGTGAATCCGGGGCAGGAAAATCCTTGCTACTGACGGCTATTCCCGCGGTCTTTGGCCTGTCGGGAACGGCTGATCAGGTTGGTCCTTTTGGCAATAGTTTTCGCATTCGGGCAGCTTTTTCAGTGTCCCCTGCTGATCTTTTGTGGAATGTGCTTCGTCAATGGGGAATTGAAGAAGACGATACCTTAATTATTCAGCGGGATATGACCGCTGAAGGGCGATCCACATACCGGGTCCAGGGACAAATCGTTACCCGTCAGGTGCTACGGGAGTTGGCTCCGGAACTTATTGATTTTAGCGGGCAACACCATGCTTTACGTTTATTTGATTCCAGCCCGTTATTATTGTGGCTCGACCATTATGCCCAGCTAGAACCCTTGCGCTCACAAGTCGAAACAGCTTATCATGCGTGGCGTAAGCAAAAAGCTGCACACGCCGAGTTGACGGCGAATGTCCCAGATGCGCATATCATTGCGTCCAAGCGCCAAGAGGTTGAAGAATTGCTGCAACTCCACTTAGATGCCGAAGAAGAAGAACGCTTAAGTCGTGAGTTAACCCGGTTACACTCTCGCCAACGCCTCTTAGAAATTTTACACACCATAGAGCAGGATTTGGATAATGCCGAATCAGGTAATGTGGTCAGCTTGTTAGGCCGAATTGCGCGGAATGTGGAGAATTTAATGCGTCTGGATGCTGATGCCATGTCACTGGGAAGTCTTGTTGACCAGACGATTAGTGTGGTCGACGAGTTGCGACTCGCTCTTAATGAATGGGCTAGCCATCTCGATCAAGAACCAGGACAATTGGAAGCACTTGAGAGTCGCGCTAACGAATTGGCAAAAGTCAAACGCCGCTACAATATGGGAATTGATGAATTAGTACGGTATACTGAAACGTTGCAGCAGGATCTTGAGAAATGGGAAAACTTTGAATGGGAACTCCATATTGCCGAACGCAAACTTCGTGACGCAGAAAGCGAATATATGCATCGGGCAGAGGAACTATCGAAGCAACGGCGGGTGGCAGCTGAGGATGTTAGTGGAAAGTTGTCGGAACTCGTTCATGAAATGGAAATGCCAGCGTCCCAAGTGCGCTTTGTTCTAGAAACAAATGAACCGGCGCAGTGGGGCCTCGATCATGCTGCCATTTTCTACGCCTCCTCGGCGCAGCAAGACATGAAACCCGCAACCAAAGTGGCTTCGGGTGGTGAATTGGCTCGCCTGGCATTGGCCATGGCCGTGTTAGGTGGAAGTCATGGTGGAGCGACTTTGATATTTGATGAGCTAGATGCGGGGCTGGGCGGGCAAAGTGCTGCTCGCGTGGGCCGTCTCTTGCGGTCATTGGGCGAGCATCGTCAAGTGATTGTAATTAGCCACCAGCCGTCAGTGGCCGCTAACGCGCATTCTCAGTGGATCGTGGTGAAGACTCCAGATGAGAATGGGGTGCGGTCCATTGTGAAATGTGTTGAAAATCACGACCGGGAACAAGAAATCGCCAGAATGCTGAGTGGACAATCTGATGCAATGGCAACTTCGCACGCACGACATTTGCTGGAATGGGGAAAACGGGGGGATTAATTTGCAATGGCTCCTGGACAGCAACCGCGTGCTCGTCAGCGCGGTCACTGCCGCAGTGACTGCACAACTGTTGAAATTTCTGATTTACGTGGTATCCCGTCATGAACCGCGTTATGACCGCCTGGTTGGTGCTGGGGGCATGCCCTCGTCCCATTCCGCCATGGTCGTTGCTTTGGTCTCATCAATTGGATATCAGTACGGCTGGCGGTCGGGAGAATTTGCGATCAGTGCTGTTTTTGGCCTCATTGTGCTTTATGACGCGATCCATGTGCGGCGTGTGGTAGGGCTGCAATCTCGGTATCTTAATCTGGTGTCCCGCTCAGAATACGTCGCAGATATCGACCGGGATTTTCCGGAGTTTGTGGGCCATACCCCCTGGGAAGTGGCTGCCGGCACGATTTGGGGTCTGATTATTAGTAAATTCTTTTATTAAGATTCACGTGACGTAGTGATATTTCAAGGAGAACCGGATGCGGATATTAATCGCCAGCTTACCCATAGGAACAGGCCATGATATTGCGGCCAAAGCATTGGCAGAAGCTTGTTTAAAGCTCGGAATGGAGGTCGAGTTCTCTGAGCATTTAGTGGGAAAGGCACGCATTGAAACCGGATTATATTTTTGGGCTTTAAAATATATTCCGCGTCAATATGGGTATATTTTTCGCTGGGGCGATCATTCGCCATTGCAGTGGGCTAAACATCGTCAACGTTGGATGCGTATTGGGCAGGAGATCTTGAATCATGTTTACGATCTCTATGAGCCGGACATCATTCTGGCCACTCATCCTTTTGCCTTAAACGCATGGGCAGGGGTGAAAGAGATCCATTCCCATTTGAAACTTGTTGGGGTGTTGACCGATTTATCGGTACACCGCTTTTGGTATGAACCATTGGCCGATGCCTATACTGTGTGGTTGCCGGAACAAGTAGAAGATTTGGCGCGCTTTGGGGTGAAAAAAGAACAGGTTTGGCAGACAGGAATTCCTATTCGGTCGTCCTTTCATGAACCAGCATGGGAATTGCCGCTTTATGCAAAAGATCCCATTGTGCTTCTGGGGGGCGGTTTGGGGATGGGACCATATTACCGTATTTTGCGTAAATTGGCCGAAGCCGATTATCCTGTTGTGGCCGTATGTGGACACAACGAACGTCTGCGTTGGCATCTTGATCAATATTCGTGGCCCGATGTCGTCACTATCGTTGGATATGTGGAAAAAATG is a window encoding:
- a CDS encoding divergent PAP2 family protein is translated as MQWLLDSNRVLVSAVTAAVTAQLLKFLIYVVSRHEPRYDRLVGAGGMPSSHSAMVVALVSSIGYQYGWRSGEFAISAVFGLIVLYDAIHVRRVVGLQSRYLNLVSRSEYVADIDRDFPEFVGHTPWEVAAGTIWGLIISKFFY
- a CDS encoding MGDG synthase family glycosyltransferase → MRILIASLPIGTGHDIAAKALAEACLKLGMEVEFSEHLVGKARIETGLYFWALKYIPRQYGYIFRWGDHSPLQWAKHRQRWMRIGQEILNHVYDLYEPDIILATHPFALNAWAGVKEIHSHLKLVGVLTDLSVHRFWYEPLADAYTVWLPEQVEDLARFGVKKEQVWQTGIPIRSSFHEPAWELPLYAKDPIVLLGGGLGMGPYYRILRKLAEADYPVVAVCGHNERLRWHLDQYSWPDVVTIVGYVEKMPLLLHHSRLVVGKPGGVTAAEVAQSHVPFILTHWIPGQEEANRDRLLLHDMAVRGDKDLLKWVRNILPEESPLRRKIIHHQELWARPHAASDIANRLLNL
- the dxs gene encoding 1-deoxy-D-xylulose-5-phosphate synthase, encoding METKLLASIQSPKDMRNWSILQLEELAKEIRRVIIETTAQTGGHIGASLGAVELAIALHYAYDTPQDKLIWDIGHQAYAHKLLTGRYQTFSTLRQLNGLSGFLKRRESEYDVWEAGHASTSLSAAMGIASARDLRHQKYRIVAVIGDGALTAGMAWEALNQIGQTKTNLVIVVNDNSMSIAPNVGAFSRYLTELRSAPAYTRMKQEIEQLLDSVPVFGGPLRKTIERVKDLLHHAVLPRNVFEELGFKYYGPIDGHNLSELIPVLRNAQLVDGPVVVHVITQKGRGYRPAEERPGEFHGPGPFEIQSGQFIKKPQPPSYSQVFSQTLIELAKTHPEIVAITAAMPDGTKLDLFQKAFPDRFFDVGIAEQHAATFAAGLAIGGMRPVFAVYSTFLQRAYDQVIHDICHQDLPVILGVDRAGIVGGDGATHQGVYDISFLRAVPNMEIAMGKDERELRQLLVSALDRPHPVALRYPRGASRGLDLTEPLKPLPWGQGEWLAHGGDATIIAIGPMVYHALTAREILAEEGYDIGVVNARFIKPLDTALLRQVVQETRAIVTLEEHVVAGGFGSAINEWLNAEAIELPILNAGLPDEFIDHGSASYYLNLYELNAEGLARRVRTWLPQTERAKK
- a CDS encoding TlyA family RNA methyltransferase, with protein sequence MASSNGKSQKIDQGNQRLDRVMVDQGLVPTRSKAQALVMAGQVFVNGVKITKAGTLVNGDAKIEVQGSAHRYVSRGGLKLEAGLKHFGLDPQGWRIIDIGASTGGFTDCWLQHGASHVWAVDVGYGQLDWKLRNDDRVTVLEKTNARWLSAEMLGTRDLADAASIDASFISMELLLSPLRTLLKEEGWVIGLVKPQFEAGPEHVGKHGVVRDRQVHVDVLRRFMAYAQKLGFSVMGLTPSPIRGPEGNIEFLSLLSNRQPVTTTHSIDIIQVVDQAWDREEPH
- a CDS encoding NAD(+)/NADH kinase; this encodes MKRLLIWPNTDKDQVRGLTGRISKWATDHGIDTIIPTALAEAVGYPDLGQDLDHVPEGSVDGIIVLGGDGTLLHAAKALAHLNCPILGVNLGHLGFLTEVEVPDLLPALTAMVNNQYDIDQRHLLTARVMRGHRELAHFEAMNDVVVTKGPFARLINLETFVDDAYVTTYPADGLIVASPTGSTAYSLSAGGPILSPALSVMVVTPICPHSFFDRSIVINGDQQVKIRVRAMHRDTLVTVDGQETYPLVDGDEVLVETSPTTIRLFRRPGWSFFQVLRGWRKGH
- a CDS encoding DNA repair protein RecN, whose product is MLTALNVENFGLIHHADVTFDKGFTAVTGESGAGKSLLLTAIPAVFGLSGTADQVGPFGNSFRIRAAFSVSPADLLWNVLRQWGIEEDDTLIIQRDMTAEGRSTYRVQGQIVTRQVLRELAPELIDFSGQHHALRLFDSSPLLLWLDHYAQLEPLRSQVETAYHAWRKQKAAHAELTANVPDAHIIASKRQEVEELLQLHLDAEEEERLSRELTRLHSRQRLLEILHTIEQDLDNAESGNVVSLLGRIARNVENLMRLDADAMSLGSLVDQTISVVDELRLALNEWASHLDQEPGQLEALESRANELAKVKRRYNMGIDELVRYTETLQQDLEKWENFEWELHIAERKLRDAESEYMHRAEELSKQRRVAAEDVSGKLSELVHEMEMPASQVRFVLETNEPAQWGLDHAAIFYASSAQQDMKPATKVASGGELARLALAMAVLGGSHGGATLIFDELDAGLGGQSAARVGRLLRSLGEHRQVIVISHQPSVAANAHSQWIVVKTPDENGVRSIVKCVENHDREQEIARMLSGQSDAMATSHARHLLEWGKRGD
- the argR gene encoding arginine repressor; translated protein: MRHDKRTRQSLIQEIITTQPVETQEELSEILAAKGMPATQATISRDIKDLGLIKVPYQDSHRYALPDDRALGVTRDRLRRLLREVLTGYVVSENLVVVKTLTAGAEVVSEAIDKMDWPEVAGTLAGENTVLVVARSKEEAPILAKRLEELR